One window of Nocardia nova SH22a genomic DNA carries:
- a CDS encoding nuclear transport factor 2 family protein — MTTDNKTIVQAAWRAFASHDAERIGACFTPDAEWLAPAGNATAVALDAPSHMVGRQAITHFLANEFSRLFVSDVAVEFNGFYAEGDRVIVEETMSATLANGNTYRNDYCFVFELRDGLIHRVREYMDTARGHRDVFGGETAGVIEGASIG; from the coding sequence ATGACCACCGACAACAAGACGATCGTTCAGGCGGCGTGGCGGGCGTTCGCCAGTCATGATGCGGAGCGGATCGGCGCGTGCTTCACACCTGATGCCGAATGGCTGGCTCCGGCGGGGAATGCGACTGCGGTTGCGCTCGATGCGCCCAGTCATATGGTCGGGCGGCAGGCCATTACGCACTTTCTCGCGAACGAGTTCTCGCGGCTGTTCGTCAGTGATGTTGCCGTGGAGTTCAACGGGTTCTACGCGGAGGGGGATCGGGTGATCGTCGAGGAGACGATGAGTGCGACGCTGGCGAACGGGAACACCTACCGCAACGACTACTGCTTCGTGTTCGAGTTGCGGGATGGTTTGATCCATCGGGTGCGTGAATACATGGACACCGCGCGTGGTCATCGTGACGTCTTCGGTGGTGAGACAGCCGGTGTCATCGAGGGGGCGTCGATCGGGTGA
- a CDS encoding FAD-dependent monooxygenase: MSDVRVLVAGASIAGPALAHWLRRRGAEVTVVERAPELRPGGQAVDARGVTKEVIGRMGLDAAVRAARTETAGAYTVDQDGTVLQTFRADDDGGDGLIAEIEILRGDLSRVLYDDTRDGVEYIFGDRIAELTQDADGVDVTFAGGDRRRFDLVIGADGLHSALRALVFGPRERFLRHLGLVLAFYTVPNEFELGRWAIDCQDSGRTAGLRPIPDATHAMAMFSFPATDFDVDYRDIEAQKRLLRDRMDGMGWLTPRILAHLDDTPDFYFDQVAQVVMDRWSDGRVALLGDAACSPSPMSGQGTGLALIGAYVLAGELAAAGWDPAAGFARYEERMRPFVEANQEIGRLHVRSLGIYGTDEPSPDFESEWFAELVDRALNGVELPDYAGVPDAGTSTGRPIATSSTHTTP; the protein is encoded by the coding sequence GTGAGTGACGTCAGGGTGCTGGTGGCGGGGGCGAGTATCGCGGGGCCAGCGCTGGCTCATTGGCTTCGCCGTCGCGGAGCCGAGGTGACCGTGGTCGAGCGGGCGCCCGAGCTGCGGCCCGGTGGGCAGGCGGTGGACGCGCGCGGGGTGACCAAGGAGGTCATCGGGCGAATGGGGCTGGACGCCGCGGTGCGCGCGGCCCGCACCGAGACCGCGGGCGCCTACACCGTGGACCAGGACGGGACTGTGCTGCAGACCTTCCGCGCGGACGACGACGGTGGCGACGGACTCATCGCGGAGATCGAGATTCTGCGCGGCGACCTGTCCCGGGTCCTCTACGACGACACCCGCGACGGCGTCGAGTACATCTTCGGTGACCGGATCGCCGAACTCACCCAGGACGCGGACGGCGTCGATGTGACCTTCGCGGGCGGTGATCGGCGGCGGTTCGACCTGGTGATCGGGGCGGACGGGCTGCACTCGGCGCTGCGCGCGCTGGTCTTCGGGCCGCGCGAGCGGTTCCTCCGCCATCTCGGGCTCGTGCTGGCTTTCTACACCGTGCCCAACGAGTTCGAACTCGGCCGCTGGGCGATCGACTGTCAGGATTCCGGGCGCACCGCGGGCCTGCGACCCATCCCGGACGCGACCCACGCGATGGCCATGTTCTCCTTTCCCGCAACGGATTTCGATGTCGACTATCGCGACATCGAGGCCCAGAAGCGTCTGCTGCGCGACCGGATGGACGGTATGGGCTGGCTGACCCCGCGCATCCTCGCGCACCTGGACGACACTCCGGACTTCTATTTCGACCAGGTCGCCCAGGTCGTGATGGACCGCTGGTCGGACGGGCGGGTAGCGCTGCTCGGTGATGCCGCGTGCAGTCCGTCGCCGATGTCCGGACAGGGCACCGGCCTCGCGCTGATCGGCGCCTACGTGCTGGCCGGAGAGCTGGCGGCCGCCGGATGGGATCCGGCGGCCGGATTCGCCCGCTACGAGGAGCGGATGCGCCCGTTCGTGGAGGCCAACCAGGAGATCGGCCGGTTGCACGTGCGCAGCCTCGGTATCTACGGGACGGACGAGCCGAGCCCCGATTTCGAGAGTGAGTGGTTCGCCGAACTGGTCGATCGCGCGCTCAACGGCGTCGAACTACCCGACTATGCCGGAGTCCCGGATGCCGGAACGTCGACCGGGCGACCGATCGCCACGTCGAGCACCCACACCACCCCGTAA
- a CDS encoding VOC family protein, translating to MSVTTTTHLNFRGEARAALEFYRSVFGGDLTAVTYRDAGNVQDEATADQVTWGQVLAPNGFHVMAYDVPPTVPHARGDNSFFVSVRGETVEEITGCWEKLSAGSAVVVPLGPAGWAPAYGMLRDPYGVVWVLDVAIGRPVDVPASGTPA from the coding sequence GTGTCCGTCACGACCACGACCCACCTGAACTTCCGTGGTGAGGCCCGCGCGGCCCTGGAGTTCTACCGGTCCGTCTTCGGCGGCGACCTCACCGCCGTCACCTACCGGGACGCCGGAAACGTCCAGGACGAGGCCACCGCCGACCAGGTGACCTGGGGTCAGGTCCTCGCCCCCAACGGTTTTCACGTCATGGCCTACGACGTGCCGCCGACCGTGCCCCACGCGCGGGGCGACAATTCGTTCTTCGTGTCCGTCCGCGGCGAGACCGTCGAGGAGATCACCGGTTGCTGGGAGAAGTTGTCCGCGGGATCGGCGGTGGTGGTTCCGCTCGGTCCCGCGGGCTGGGCACCGGCCTATGGGATGTTGCGTGATCCTTACGGGGTGGTGTGGGTGCTCGACGTGGCGATCGGTCGCCCGGTCGACGTTCCGGCATCCGGGACTCCGGCATAG